The sequence below is a genomic window from Sorangiineae bacterium MSr12523.
GCGGCCTCCTCCGTCGAAAGCGGCGCTTTTCCCGCAAGTGCGGCGACGGACGGAAATACAGGCACCCGTTGGTCGAGCGCATTCGGCGATCCCCAATGGATCCGAGTCGATTTGGGATCCGTCCAAACCATTTGCGGAGTTCGACTCAACTGGGAGACGGCGTACGGCAAGGCGTACCAAATCCAAGTATCCAACGATGGTAACGCGTGGTCGAACATTTACAGCACCACCAATAGCCCCGGCGGCACGGAAGACCTCACGGTCAACGGGAGTGGCCGTTACGTGCGCGTCCTCGGAAGCCAGCGTGCCACCCAATGGGGATATTCACTTTGGGAGCTGCAAATCTTCGCCGCCGGTGGCGCAACCGATGGCGGCATCCCCGACAGCGGCACCAACCCGCCCGGTACATTCTGGGACGCGAGCGGAATACCGCCCGCACAGAATGTCATGATGTTCAAATTCCTCAATCGCACCAACGGCGTGCGCAAAGATACCGAGCTCTATTGGAGCTTCAAATCGGGCTCGATCAACGAGACGCACTCCTTTGCGGAAAGACCGTTGTACGACATGCCGGCAAACTCCGCGGGCCGGCTCTATTTCTACGTTTGCCTGACCGGCGACACGGCCTGCGCGTCGGATCCGACGAAAAGCCGGTATTTCGATTTCATCGAGCACACCATTGGTCCGCACCAATACAATGGCAACACCACGCGGGTGGATGCATTCGGCCTGAAGATCGCCATGTTGCTGCGCTCCCACGATGGATCCGAGCTCACCGTCGGTGAGGATTATGCGACCTTCGCCGAAGACCGTGCGGTCACCTTCCAGAAATTCGTGGACTCCGTACCGGCCGAGTTCAAAGGACTCGCCCAAGCTCCCAACGCACCATATCGCATCGTGGAGCCGGGCGCGGGCGGCTTCAATGCCGGTGGGCCGTATCAGCATTATTACGACAGCTACGTAAATCAGATCTGGTCGGCGAACGGTATCACCATCCCGAAGCCCGGCCCCAATGGCGACGGCCTCGGTGCCTACCCCGATCTCTCGGCGGCCATTTATCGCCACGTCGGTGCGGCCCCGGGCACGTTCAACTCCGCAGGCAAGCTGCTCAACCAGCAACTGTGGGCCAACGCCTCGACCTTCTACACGGCCGCACCGGCGAACTACTATGCCAAGTTCTGGCACGACCACTCCATCGGCGGCAAAGCTTACGGCTTTCCCTACGACGACGTGGGTGGCTATTCGACGTTCATCTCACATGACAATCCGCAATACCTCCTCGTCGCCGTCGGCTGGTGACGGCGGATCCTACGCGTCCCGCACCGCGGACTCGAAGCTCGCAGCTTGGGCGGCACGCCACGGGCGGGCGTAGGACTTTGGCAATTCGGTGGCGAGGAGCGCCCGGGGCGCGAGGTACTCGTACATTTCGCCGTAGTGCTTCGATTCGGTCGGGCTGATGCGGCGAAGGATATGCCACGGGCGCAACTCGGAAGGGTGCGACAGGCCGGCGGCGCCGAGGATTTCCGTGAACGCGCGCACGGTGTTGCGTTGGAAATTCGTCACGCGGACGGCCTTGTCGCCCACGACCAGGCCACGGACCAAATCCGGATCTTGCGTCGCCACCCCCGCGGGGCACGTATTCGCGTTGCACTGTTGCGCCTGAATGCACCCGAGGGCGAACATCATCGCGCGGGCCGAATTGCACAGGTCCGCGCCAATGGCGATTTTGTGCGCGATATCGAAGCCCGTCACGATGCGACCGCTGGCGATGATGCGGATGCGGTCGCGCAAACCTACGCCGTTCAGCGCGTTGTGCACGAACACCAGCCCCTCGACCAGGGGTGTGCCCACCACGTTGGAGAACTCGAGCGGCGCCGCGCCCGTGCCGCCCTCGCCACCGTCGACCGTGATGAAGTCCGGCGTGATGCCCGTTTCCAGCATGGCCTTGCAGATGGCCAAAAATTCGCGGCGCTTGCCCACGCAAAGCTTGAAACCAATGGGCTTGCCCTTGGCCAGCGTGCGCAGCTTGGCGATGAATTCGCACATCTCCAGCGGCGTGCCAAAGCTCGAATGCGTCGGCGGTGAAATCACGTCGTGGCCCATGGGCAGCCCGCGGATCTCGGCGATCTCGCGTGTGAGCTTGGCCGCCGGGAGAATGCCTCCGTGACCCGGCTTGGCGCCTTGGCTCAACTTGATTTCAATCATCTTCACGACATCGAGAGAGGCCTTCTCCTCGAATCGGCTCGCATCGAAGTTGCCGTTGGCGTCGCGGCAACCGAAATAACCCGTGCCAATCTGCCAAATGATGTCGGCGCCCTCGGCCAAATGGTGCGGCGTGAGACCGCCCTCGCCGGTGTTGTGCGCAAACCCGCCCGCTTTGGCCCCGCGATTCAAAGCGCGAACGGCGTTGGTGCTGAGCGAGCCATAGCTCATGGCCGACACGTTGAGCACCGCGGCGTCGTATGGCTGCGTGCAGTCGGGCCCGCCCACGCGAACCCGCGGAGGCTCCTCCGCGGGTTGCTTGGCCATGAGCGAATGATTGATCCATTCGTAGCCAAGCGAATAGACGTCTTTCTCCGTTCCAAAGGGCACGGTGTCGGTCACGTTTTTCGCGCGCTGGTAGACGAGCGAGCGCAGATCCCGACTGAAGGGTCGCCCCGAGGAGTTGGACTCCACGAAATACTGCTGAAGCTCCGGCCGGATCGACTCGAACAAATAGCGAAAGTGCCCAACCACCGGGAAGTTGCGCCGGATGGAGTGCTTGCTCTGCACCAAGTCGTAGAGGCCCAATAGAAAAATGGCGCCCACGGGGACGAGAAACACGATGAACCATTGGACGTACCACGAGAGCGCCAATGTCAGCGCGAATGCCCACGAGGATACGAGAAAGAACAGGTTACGCGGGGATACCTTCACCCTGACGAAGATACATCACAGTCCCTCCACGATGTAGAGGCGCGAAAGCGTCTCGCTGGTGCAATAGGCATAGGAGCGACCGTCGGCGCTGAGAAAGAGTGTCATGATGGACGACAACCCCGGCCGAAGGCCACCGGGCGGAAGTGACATGTGCTCCGTCACAGTCCCGGACGGGAGCGCCACGCGGCGAATTCGGACGGGGAGCGATCGCGTTCGCAGGTAAATCCCCGTTCCGTCCTCGGTAAATCCCGCAGCGAGGTGATCGGCAAAGTGGCCCGGCACCTCCCCCAGACTCTCGCCTTGCACGCCATAAAGGCGCAGCACCCCGTCGGGCCCCACCCCGGCAAAGCGATCGCCCTTTGGCGAAATCGCGGGCAACGGGGCGACGCCCTCGGGGGTGAGCGGCCGCGGACCGGCCTCGTCGAGATCGTGAATCCAAACGCGCGGAAGGTGGCCCGTCCCCTCGATGCCGCGAAAGAGAATGCGCCGGCCATCGGGAAAGAAGCGAACCTCGAACACCGTCGCAACGGGACCGAGCGAAAGCTTGCGCGCCCCGCCCGGCCCCGTGGGAACGAGGGACAATGTCATCGGCATGCCGTGAAGGGCAACGATCACCCAGCGGCCATCCGGTGAAAGCGCGAAAGGCATCCCATTTCCAAGTCGGACCGGTGGCGCGCCGTCGGTCGTTCGCAGATAGGCGCCGTAATCGGGCCCTTCGCTGGCGTCTTCGTCGGAGTAGACCATCGAACGGCCGTCGGCGGAGAGGCCCGTCAGGTAGGCGCCGGAGGTCGACGTGAGATCCTGTTCGCCCTGGGCATTGCCGACATAGAGCGCGGTGCGGTGCTCGCGGTGATCGACCAGCGCTTTTCCGTCGGCCGAAATATCGTGCAAGAGAATGCTTCCCGCCATGCGGTCCACGAGGCGCGGCTCGCCGCCCGCTTCATCGATGGCGTAAAGCCCGTAGTCGGCTCCGGTGCGCGCAGCGGTAAACCATATTTCTTTGCCGCCTGGTGCCCATGCAAGGCCGCGGATGCTGCCCCAGCCTCCGGAAAGCTCGCGCATCGGACCATTTCCCTCCAAAAGAGCCACCGCGCCCATATCGTCTTTTGGATCGCGGTGAAACAGGAATGCCAATTTGTCGCCGCGGGGCGACACGCGCAAATGGCTTGGCCACGCCTCGCCCTCGTAGCGTACGTTCCCAATGGGGTATTCGATCCGATACCGCGTTTCCGTTTTGCTGACCGCCGCGAGCTCGGCACCATTCGGACTCCAATCCGCCTCGAAAACGCGCTCCAGCACCTCGCGAGGCGCGCCGCCGCCGAGTCGCAGGCGCGCCAAGGTGCCGCTCGGCGTCCCCATTTCGAAGAACTGCGGATTGAGCAACATGGCCAGCTCGCCTTGCGCTGAAATGCCACGCACGTCGGCGTTCAGGCCGAGCGGTTTGGCGCCGGGCAGCTCGGTGCGCATGGTGTAAAGCTGCGCGGGACCACCGTCCCACGAAGCGCTGTACACGACCGTGTGCCCGTCGTGCGAGTAGCGCGCCGAAAGGACGTTCCCGCGCGCGAACGTGAGCGGCCGGTACGTCGGCCGCTCCGTCGATTCATGCGCAACGGTGTGACGCCCCACGAAGAACGCGAGGGCCATCCCCGCCAGCGCAACGGCCGCCAGCGCAGCCAGCGAGCGGCGCGATCGCGGAGGCTCGGGGCGCGCGAGCGCGGGCGCTTTTGCGAGTGCCTCCAATTGAAAGGCGAGATCGTGCGCGGATTGATAGCGATTGGCCGGCGACTTGGCCAAACAGCGCGCCACGATGGCCCCGAGTTCGCCCTCGCACGGTGGCGGCTCGTCGCGCAAGGTGGCGGTCATGCGCTCCACCGGGCTGCCGGCACCAAAGGGCTTTCGACCCGTGGCCATCTCGTAGAGCACCGCGCCCAGCGCGAAAAGGTCCGTCCGCGCGTCGACCTCCTCGCTGCGAATTTGCTCGGGCGACATATAGCCCACCGTCCCCACGAGCACCCCCGGCTCCGTGGCAAGGCCGGGTTGGAACTCTTCGAACGAGGCCACCAGCCGCGCCACCCCAAAATCGAGAACCTTGCAGCTTCCACCCTCGCAGAGAAACACGTTGTCCGGTTTGAGATCGCGATGGATGACCCCATTGTCGTGCGCCGCCCCGAGCGCGCGCGCAAGCTGCGCCCCCAAGCGGCACACCTCCGGCATGGCGAGCTTTCCGCGCGCGAGCCGTTCGCCAAGGGTCATCCCCGTGAGCCATTCCGTCACCAAATAGGGAACCCCGTCGTGCGTCCCCACGTCGAACACCGTCACCGCGTGCGGATGCGCGATTTTACCGGTGGCACGTGCCTCGACTTGGACGCGGGCGAGCCGTTCCGAATCGCCGGCGAACCGCGCGGGCAGCACTTTGATGGCCACGTCGCGCCCGAGGCGAGGATCGCGCGCACGGTACACCTCGCCCATTCCACCGCGGCCGGCAAAGGCCACGATGGTGTACGGCCCCACGCGTCGGCCGGCGGCATAACGCGCCGGCTCCTTCTCGACGAACCACGTTTTTGCGAGACTTGCGACGAGCGCACAGCACTCGTCGCAGCCACTCAGATGCGCCTCGAGGTCGGCGCGCTCGGGCGCACGCAGCCGATCTTCGACGAAGGCCAACACGAGTTCGTCGGACAGGCACGCATGCATCGGCCCATGTTATTCAGGAATCGCAATCCGCTCCACGCGAAAGGGCAACGTCGGTGTTCCCTGGCCGTCGGCCGCGGCCAATTGGCTGATGGCCACCCAGGCGCTCCCTCGGTAAAGGGCTGCCGTCGTCGGCTGCGCCAACCCGCTCGCAATGACGCGTTTCGTCCCGCGCCCGCCGTCCAGCTTCACCAGCACGACGTTGCCCGCCCGGTGTTCTTCGACGAGGAGCGTTTCGTCGTCCACGATTTCGATCCCGTCGGGGAAATCCAAGGGCGGATCCACGGGAATGACCTTCGCCAGCCCGGCGCTTCCATCGCGCCAAATGGGCACGGACAAAAGATCGCCCGAATCGGATTTGACCACGAGGAGCTGCCGGCGACGTCGATCGAACACGATTCCATTGACGGTGATGGGCCCCGGCCCGGGCTGGAACAGCGGATCACTCGACCATGTTTCCAACTTCGTTCCGCCCCGCGGTAGCCGCACGATGGTGTTCGCCGCCGCGTCCGTCGCGTACACGTTCCCGCGATCGTCCACGATCAGATCGTTGCAAAAGCCATCGATGCCGGGAAGCTCGTATTGCCCGGTCAGGGCGCCGGTGCGCAGATTGTAGCCGTGAAGGTAGGCCACTTGCTTGGGCAACAGATTGTCATCGTCGACGCAGGCCCATAGCGTGTCGTGCCGCGCGTCCACCGCAACGCCAATGACATAAAAGTTTTCCCGGCCGGGCACGAATGTCTCGGCCACGGCAGCATTGGGGCGCGCCCGCGCAATGGATCCATCGCGGATGCTCCCGATATAGAATGTACCGTCCGGCGCCACGGCGACGCCCTCCGGGTGAAACTTGGCGCCGGGCAGCGTGATCCCGGTGCGCGGGTCATCGCAGGCCACGGTAAGGGATGCCGCGAGGAAAAGCATTCGAACGAGGTGCATGGCAAAGGCCTCCTGCAGCCCTGACACCGCCGGCACGGCCGTTTGCACACTTCCTAAAAAAAAAAAACGCGACTACCCGGCCTCGCGGAAAATGCGGACCAGGCTGACGTCGAGTTGGCTCATGAGCAGCGCGGCGATGCTCTCGGCATCGCTCGGTCCCACCCGCAGACGCTCGCGCAGGCGATGCAAGGTCGCCTCGGACAACTGCTCGCGCGCGCAGGCCAGCCAGCGCGACACCGTGGAAAGGTGAACGCGGTAAAGCGCGGCCAGCGCCTCGAGCGCGACCCCCTCGGCGTGGTACAGGCGCAGAAGCGTGCGATCGCGCGCCGACAATTCGGCGACGGCGCCGTGCAATGCCTCGCCGAAGGCCTCGCGGTATTGCTCGCGTGCGTAGACCAGCTCGGGGCTTGCGCTCGCCGCGCCGAATCCCTCCGCCCCTGCCGCCTCGTCACGCGCGGAGGCACGCCGGGCATGCCGTTTCAGATTCAACGCCGTGCGCACCGCCGCAACGCGAACGAAGCCACCGAGCGTGCCCCGGCCGCCGTAGCCGGCAAGGCCGGGCTCGCGGCCATCTTGGCCTGCCACGAGAAGCGACGCGCGCAACGCCTGCCGAACCTCGTCGGCAAACGCCGGCGCGCGATCGATGTGCGCCACGAAGGCGCCAATCTCACGCAGGTGCTCGCGCTCGAAGGTCGCCAGCGCAGAACGATCTCCACGGAGGCATGCCAATGCCAACTGGAGATCGTCCTCGAGGCTGCCCATCGCGGGCGAATCTTACACTGCCCGGCCTTCGATCACCGAGATGTACGCTTCCGTGGGAACGATCCGGGTCAGCTCGAAACCCGCCCCGGCGAAGAGCTTGCGAAACTCGTCCGCCGTTCGCTCGCGGCCGCCGCCGGTGAGCGCGAGCATCTCCAAGTCCATCAGCTTGCTGAAGTTCGCCTCGTTGGGTGCCGGAACGACTTGGTCGACCACGAGCACCTTGCCCCCCGGCACGACGGCGCGGCGGCAGTTGCGCAAAATCATGTTGCATCGCACATCGTCCCAATCGTGGATGATGTGCTTCATGATGTACGTGTCGCCGCCTTCGGGGACCGATTCGAAAAAGTCGCCACTGGCCACGACCGTGCGTTGCGTGAGTTTCTCGGCCTGCAGGAGCTGCCTCGCCCCCTCGGCCGCGTGGGGCAAGTCGAACACGGTGGCGGTCACCTGCGCGTGGGCCTTCAAAATCGTCGCAACCAGGTATCCATGGCCTCCGCCGACGTCGACCAACTTGCGAACGTCGCGGAAATCGTACGCCGAGACCACCGCCTGCGCGGCGCCTGCACTGATCGACGTCATGGCATCGTTGAACACCGCGGCCAACGGAGGACACGTGCCAACGAACTCGAATATGGGCTGCCCGTAGGTGTGATCGAATGCGGGCTCGCCCGTGCGAACGCTATGAATCAAATCGCCCCAGGCACGCCACATGTGCTCTTCACCGAGGAAGCGCGCATACCCATTCAAATTACCGTGCACGTCGCGGCGCAAATATTGGCCGAGCTCCGTGAGCTGGAACGTGCGCCCATCACCCTCGTGGAAAAGGCCGACGTTGGTGAGCGCGCGAAGCACCCGGTACAACGCGTCTTCGTTCGCGCCCACCGCGGCAGCCAAATCGGCCGTGGAGCGCGCACCTTCTTTCAAATGATCCGCAACACCGAGCTCGGCGGCGACGGATATCGCTTGGCTAACCCATTTTCCCGTAATCAATTGCATGAGAGCCACCGCAGGCGGCGGCACATTGCGACGAGCGCTTTCTTCCATGCACAAAGATTACGATACCGCCCTACCGTCCATGAAGTCGAATGACGTCGATCATTGAAATAATAAACTCAACAGCGCAGCCATGGCAAAACCGACAACGGAGAGAATCGTCTCGAGCACGGTCCACGTGGCAAGGGTCTCTTTGACCGGTATTCCGAAGTAGCGCGAGATAATCCAGAATCCTCCATCGTTGACGTGGGATGCGATGATCGAACCAGAAGCGATGGCCATGGCAATCAACGCAAGTCGCGGTTGCGAATAGTGAAGATCCGGCAAAAGCGGCGCGATGATGCCGCCCGTTGTCACGATGGCCACGGTGGCGGAGCCCTGGGCGATGCGCAAACCACAACTGATGACGTACACCAGCGCGATGATGGGAAGGCCAGCGGAGGCGAGGGTGCTCGCTAGCGCTTTCCCGACGCCGGTCGCGGACAGAACCGCGCCAAAGAAGCCGCCACCTCCGACGACGAGGATGATCATTCCCACGGGCTTCAAGGACGTGCTGGCAAGGTGCGCCAAATCGTCCTTGCTCATGCCACGGCGAAAGCCGAGGAGCCAAAAGGCCATCAGAATGGCAATGGTCAGGGCCACGGCCGGCGTTCCGAAGAACGTGACCACGCTGCGCAGCGTACCCGTCAGAAGAATGCTGCCGAACGTACCGCACAGAATGAGCCCCAGAGGAATGGCCACGATGGCCGCCACCAACCCGAGCGATGGAGGCCGCGCCTTGGTTTCTGCCTTTTGCGCGGCCGCGAGCATCTCCTCGGGCACGGGCAAGTCGATGCGCTTGCCGATCCAAGACGAATAGAAAACA
It includes:
- a CDS encoding protein kinase — protein: MHACLSDELVLAFVEDRLRAPERADLEAHLSGCDECCALVASLAKTWFVEKEPARYAAGRRVGPYTIVAFAGRGGMGEVYRARDPRLGRDVAIKVLPARFAGDSERLARVQVEARATGKIAHPHAVTVFDVGTHDGVPYLVTEWLTGMTLGERLARGKLAMPEVCRLGAQLARALGAAHDNGVIHRDLKPDNVFLCEGGSCKVLDFGVARLVASFEEFQPGLATEPGVLVGTVGYMSPEQIRSEEVDARTDLFALGAVLYEMATGRKPFGAGSPVERMTATLRDEPPPCEGELGAIVARCLAKSPANRYQSAHDLAFQLEALAKAPALARPEPPRSRRSLAALAAVALAGMALAFFVGRHTVAHESTERPTYRPLTFARGNVLSARYSHDGHTVVYSASWDGGPAQLYTMRTELPGAKPLGLNADVRGISAQGELAMLLNPQFFEMGTPSGTLARLRLGGGAPREVLERVFEADWSPNGAELAAVSKTETRYRIEYPIGNVRYEGEAWPSHLRVSPRGDKLAFLFHRDPKDDMGAVALLEGNGPMRELSGGWGSIRGLAWAPGGKEIWFTAARTGADYGLYAIDEAGGEPRLVDRMAGSILLHDISADGKALVDHREHRTALYVGNAQGEQDLTSTSGAYLTGLSADGRSMVYSDEDASEGPDYGAYLRTTDGAPPVRLGNGMPFALSPDGRWVIVALHGMPMTLSLVPTGPGGARKLSLGPVATVFEVRFFPDGRRILFRGIEGTGHLPRVWIHDLDEAGPRPLTPEGVAPLPAISPKGDRFAGVGPDGVLRLYGVQGESLGEVPGHFADHLAAGFTEDGTGIYLRTRSLPVRIRRVALPSGTVTEHMSLPPGGLRPGLSSIMTLFLSADGRSYAYCTSETLSRLYIVEGL
- a CDS encoding beta-1,3-glucanase family protein gives rise to the protein MSKRSLVHGATIVVAVSTFQCSADEQSAPSSKDKFNPIDQSLAAACGTTNVALNRPTAASSVESGAFPASAATDGNTGTRWSSAFGDPQWIRVDLGSVQTICGVRLNWETAYGKAYQIQVSNDGNAWSNIYSTTNSPGGTEDLTVNGSGRYVRVLGSQRATQWGYSLWELQIFAAGGATDGGIPDSGTNPPGTFWDASGIPPAQNVMMFKFLNRTNGVRKDTELYWSFKSGSINETHSFAERPLYDMPANSAGRLYFYVCLTGDTACASDPTKSRYFDFIEHTIGPHQYNGNTTRVDAFGLKIAMLLRSHDGSELTVGEDYATFAEDRAVTFQKFVDSVPAEFKGLAQAPNAPYRIVEPGAGGFNAGGPYQHYYDSYVNQIWSANGITIPKPGPNGDGLGAYPDLSAAIYRHVGAAPGTFNSAGKLLNQQLWANASTFYTAAPANYYAKFWHDHSIGGKAYGFPYDDVGGYSTFISHDNPQYLLVAVGW
- a CDS encoding FMN-binding glutamate synthase family protein, encoding MKVSPRNLFFLVSSWAFALTLALSWYVQWFIVFLVPVGAIFLLGLYDLVQSKHSIRRNFPVVGHFRYLFESIRPELQQYFVESNSSGRPFSRDLRSLVYQRAKNVTDTVPFGTEKDVYSLGYEWINHSLMAKQPAEEPPRVRVGGPDCTQPYDAAVLNVSAMSYGSLSTNAVRALNRGAKAGGFAHNTGEGGLTPHHLAEGADIIWQIGTGYFGCRDANGNFDASRFEEKASLDVVKMIEIKLSQGAKPGHGGILPAAKLTREIAEIRGLPMGHDVISPPTHSSFGTPLEMCEFIAKLRTLAKGKPIGFKLCVGKRREFLAICKAMLETGITPDFITVDGGEGGTGAAPLEFSNVVGTPLVEGLVFVHNALNGVGLRDRIRIIASGRIVTGFDIAHKIAIGADLCNSARAMMFALGCIQAQQCNANTCPAGVATQDPDLVRGLVVGDKAVRVTNFQRNTVRAFTEILGAAGLSHPSELRPWHILRRISPTESKHYGEMYEYLAPRALLATELPKSYARPWRAAQAASFESAVRDA
- a CDS encoding acetylserotonin O-methyltransferase, producing MQLITGKWVSQAISVAAELGVADHLKEGARSTADLAAAVGANEDALYRVLRALTNVGLFHEGDGRTFQLTELGQYLRRDVHGNLNGYARFLGEEHMWRAWGDLIHSVRTGEPAFDHTYGQPIFEFVGTCPPLAAVFNDAMTSISAGAAQAVVSAYDFRDVRKLVDVGGGHGYLVATILKAHAQVTATVFDLPHAAEGARQLLQAEKLTQRTVVASGDFFESVPEGGDTYIMKHIIHDWDDVRCNMILRNCRRAVVPGGKVLVVDQVVPAPNEANFSKLMDLEMLALTGGGRERTADEFRKLFAGAGFELTRIVPTEAYISVIEGRAV
- a CDS encoding GntP family permease; translation: MDRLHWLQHETGGLLTLSAVGIGVLLLLIIRFKVEPFIALLIAGLLVALGAGLPVEQIVGSAQKSSGSLIEAGFGNILGHVALIIGLGTLLGGILEASGGAEVLTAKLLALFGKERAPLAMGLSGLIFGIPVFFDIGIFVLAPLVYVAAHRGGRSIVLYSMPLLAGLSITHAFLPPHPGPVALAGLLHVELGWLIVMGLLCGLPAWLVAGVFYSSWIGKRIDLPVPEEMLAAAQKAETKARPPSLGLVAAIVAIPLGLILCGTFGSILLTGTLRSVVTFFGTPAVALTIAILMAFWLLGFRRGMSKDDLAHLASTSLKPVGMIILVVGGGGFFGAVLSATGVGKALASTLASAGLPIIALVYVISCGLRIAQGSATVAIVTTGGIIAPLLPDLHYSQPRLALIAMAIASGSIIASHVNDGGFWIISRYFGIPVKETLATWTVLETILSVVGFAMAALLSLLFQ